One Candidatus Hydrogenedentota bacterium genomic window, GGAAACGGGTATCCGCGCCGGCCACGCGCCAAAGCCAGGGCAGCGCGCCGCCCGCCGCCAGGAAGAGCGCAACCTCCGGAAGCGCCAGATAGCGCGCGGCCCAGTCTGGCGCGATTGCTTCCCAGAGGGGGAGCAGCGCCACCCACGCCAGCGCGGCGGCGAGCAACAACGGCTGCGAATAGCGGCGATCACGCCCGCACCACGCGCACGCGCCGCACAACACCAGCAGGGCCGCGTGCGCGGTGAAGCGGTACGGCATCCAGACGACCGCCAGATACGGAATGGCCTCGCCCAGGGTGCGGTGGAGTAGCTGAACGCCAACGACCGCCAGCAGCGACACGAGGCAGAACACGAAGAACGGAAACGCCGCCGCATGCCTCCAGGGTTTCCTCGCCTCGCGCCAGGCCAGCGGCGCGGCAAGCACAAGAAACCCCATCATCGCCACCAGGCTGTTGCCCAGCGGGCCGAAGCGCGGCCAGTCCACCGGCGCGCGGTGCATGTCTTCGTGGGTTACGTAGGCCGCCCAGACCGCCTGGCCGTCCTCGCCGCCGCGATATACGCCCTCCTCCGAAGGCGTCGCGCGCCACGGGCTGTACGCCGCCGCAAACACCGCGCAGCACAGGAGCCCCCCGACCGCCGCCCAGGCAAACCGGATCGCCGCGCGCCGGTTGCCTTGCCGCCACGACCACGCCAGCCAAACGCACGCCGTAACCAGAACCAGCGGCCACTGCCCGACATGCACAAGCGGCATCAAACCGAAAAGCAGCCCCGCCAGCCGCGGCCAGCCCGCCCCCATGGCCGCGATCACCCAGAGCGACCACCCGATGCCGATCATGCCGCTCGTGGCCTTGTTCGCGAACGCGACGACGGGCCAGTAGCTCTGAAAGACCGCCGGGGCGCCCGCCACGCTCAAGGCCGTGGCCGCATGGGCCGGAAAAGCCCGGCGCCCGGACAGCAGCCACGTGATCCCAAAGAGCGGCAGGTGCGTCGCCATGTTCGCCAGAGCCTGCCGCACGCCACACACCGCCGCCGCGCTGTCGGTCAACCAGAGCAGCGCCGCCGAGGCGACATAGTGAATCGAAAACGCGTTCCGGTACCAGACGTCATGCGGGTGTCCGCCGGGGTAGGGCGTAATGCCGAGCAACACCTGCGCCCGCTCGAAGCCTTCCTCCCACCGAACGCCGCGCACGGCTACCGCCAGGGCGCATACCGCCGCCCAGAAGGCCAGACCGCCCCAGAAGCGCCACGCGGGACCCGCAAACGACCGTCCGGTCCGGATGCGCTTGCCGCTCTGCTTGCTCGAATGGCCCAATGCCAAGTCTCCATCTCGCGCATCCGGCCACAAACCGGGCCGGTCCGCCTGCTACAGCATCCGCTCCAGTACCGGCTCCGCCACGGCGCGCCACGTGTGCGCCGAAGCAAGCAGCCGATCCTCGAAGGCGGCCCGGTCGTCCGGCGCCGGGAACTCGAACCCGATCAGCGCGCGGCCCACCTGCTCGCCGGTATACGTGTAGTTGAAGTAACAGATGCTGCCCGACTCCAGATCGTGCAGGAATTCGCGCAGGGCCCCGGCGCGCTCGGGAAATTCGAACGTAATGAAGTACGGATGCTGAAAAAGGTGCGGCTCGTAGTGAATGATCCGGAATTCCACATCCGGCTCCGATGTAACGTCCTCGTGCGGGATGTGCTGCTCGTTCAGGCGCGCCTCCAGCACCTGAAGCGCCGGCGGCGACGCCTCGAACCCGATCACGGGCCACGCCGTCTCGTCCGAAACCTTCCCGAACTGCACCTCGATGATGTTGATGCCGTCCAATACGTTGTCCAACAGGTGCAGCAACCCGCCCGGCGCCTCGGGCATCCGGAACCGGAAATACTTGCGCCGCGCCGCGCCAATGCCCGCGTGGTGCGCGATCCACGCCAGTTGCTCAAAGTCGACGTTCGCGCCACAGAGCACCGTCAGCACCCGTTTCCCGCGCGCGCGCTCCCGCTGTTTCATCAGGCCCGCAATGCCCATGGCCCCCGCCGGCTCGGCGATGCACCGGGAGCAATCCCAGAGCGCCTCGATGGCCGCCGCCACCTCCTCGTTGGTCACAGTGATGAACTCATCGATCAACTCTGCGCAAAGGGGATAAGTAAGCGCGCCGGCCTGCCGCACCGCCGTGCCGTCGCAGAAAACATCCACGTACTCCAGCGACACCGGCCTGCCCGCCCGCACCGCGGCCGCCATGCTCGCCTGGTCAACCCCCTCCACGCCCACAATCCGGATGCCGG contains:
- a CDS encoding pyridoxal-phosphate dependent enzyme, whose translation is MELRERLFQEILMARQRVYAAGQPTPLERLGLPIEAEVYIKREDLSPIHAYKWRGAYNRMAVLSPEERAAGVVCASAGNHAQGVALAARALGTHARIYMPVSTPRMKRSEVRRHGGEYVEVVLTGDSYSDAAASAGDHARASGQVFVHAYDDLVTMGGQGTLADEVVMSGKGPFDLAYLQIGGGGMAAAVSCWLRAYFPGIRIVGVEGVDQASMAAAVRAGRPVSLEYVDVFCDGTAVRQAGALTYPLCAELIDEFITVTNEEVAAAIEALWDCSRCIAEPAGAMGIAGLMKQRERARGKRVLTVLCGANVDFEQLAWIAHHAGIGAARRKYFRFRMPEAPGGLLHLLDNVLDGINIIEVQFGKVSDETAWPVIGFEASPPALQVLEARLNEQHIPHEDVTSEPDVEFRIIHYEPHLFQHPYFITFEFPERAGALREFLHDLESGSICYFNYTYTGEQVGRALIGFEFPAPDDRAAFEDRLLASAHTWRAVAEPVLERML